In the Natrinema amylolyticum genome, one interval contains:
- the glnA2 gene encoding gamma-glutamylputrescine synthetase, which yields MSDIETVESRCEEQNVDLVRLLYVTQSGVVQASTIDVSEVGAAIENGVTTSEVLQAYDSFAQRNRQSSFDAVGEVYLRPEPETFQPLPYAERTAAMLCTMETPDGDPWPVDARTRLLSFVEDLEATGLSPEVAFESEFHLFDPDGGSRGDEPGAYRTESIRGTHETILDVVDALKAQDISVKKYHPEYSAGKHEIVSSHRSAIRAADEHVLLRETVKSVARNDGQQATLLPKPFDDGTNGCHINVSLWNGENEFYDREHGGLSRTARQFIAGVLDHAPALSALVAPTVNSYGRLRPSHGAAAYVCWGHENREALIRVPAPEKNLEAASTRIEFRGGDNTANPYLSLLGLLAAGKDGIDRQLEPSNPVPVDPCDLTDEQRADRGIERLPRSLGEALDTLEENDTMREALGSDLFDAFVEVKRTHWQSFVESAGESWRREHLRNLY from the coding sequence ATGAGCGACATCGAAACGGTCGAATCTCGATGCGAAGAGCAGAACGTCGACCTCGTGAGACTGTTGTACGTCACCCAAAGCGGCGTGGTTCAGGCGAGTACTATCGACGTCTCCGAAGTCGGCGCGGCCATCGAGAACGGCGTCACTACCTCGGAAGTGCTTCAGGCGTACGACTCGTTCGCCCAGCGGAACAGACAGAGCAGTTTCGACGCGGTCGGCGAAGTGTATCTCCGCCCGGAACCCGAAACGTTCCAACCACTGCCGTACGCCGAGCGGACCGCCGCGATGCTCTGCACCATGGAGACCCCTGATGGCGACCCATGGCCCGTCGATGCCAGAACGAGGCTCCTGTCGTTCGTCGAGGACCTCGAAGCGACGGGCCTCTCGCCCGAAGTCGCATTCGAGAGCGAGTTTCACCTCTTCGATCCCGACGGCGGGAGTCGCGGAGACGAACCCGGCGCGTACCGTACGGAGTCGATACGCGGGACCCACGAGACGATTCTCGACGTCGTCGACGCCCTCAAAGCCCAAGATATCTCTGTCAAGAAGTACCACCCTGAGTACTCCGCCGGAAAGCACGAAATCGTCTCGAGCCATCGGTCGGCGATTCGAGCGGCCGACGAACACGTCCTCCTGCGTGAGACGGTCAAGAGCGTGGCCCGCAACGACGGACAGCAGGCCACGCTGCTGCCCAAACCGTTCGATGACGGAACGAACGGCTGTCACATCAACGTCTCGCTCTGGAACGGCGAAAACGAGTTCTACGACCGCGAGCACGGCGGCCTGAGCCGAACCGCTCGGCAGTTCATCGCGGGTGTCCTCGACCACGCGCCGGCGCTCTCCGCGCTCGTGGCCCCGACGGTGAACTCCTACGGCAGACTGCGGCCGAGCCACGGTGCCGCGGCGTACGTCTGTTGGGGACACGAGAACCGCGAGGCCCTGATTCGGGTGCCCGCTCCCGAGAAGAACCTCGAAGCGGCCTCGACCCGAATCGAGTTCCGGGGCGGCGACAACACCGCGAATCCGTACCTCTCGTTGCTCGGCCTTCTCGCCGCCGGCAAGGACGGCATCGACCGCCAACTCGAACCGTCCAACCCCGTTCCGGTGGACCCGTGCGACCTCACCGACGAACAGCGTGCGGACCGCGGCATCGAGCGGTTGCCCCGGTCGCTCGGCGAGGCGCTCGACACGCTGGAGGAGAACGACACGATGCGGGAGGCACTCGGTTCCGACCTCTTCGACGCGTTCGTGGAGGTCAAACGGACTCACTGGCAGTCTTTCGTCGAAAGTGCCGGAGAATCGTGGCGGCGCGAACACCTCCGAAACCTGTACTGA
- a CDS encoding MATE family efflux transporter, giving the protein MGIQKAFVDLFDKQDDLDLTSGSIVRPLCILALPVILTNAIQTVYTLIDTFWLGQYGNPSLAAITLAYPLAYLLLAVSYGLPVAGSIHVAQETGGENPRRAAHAAAQTITYGLMAGVVVGGLGFFLVDDVLALYNITPTVHRLATQYLQLLSLGLPATIGFVAFVSLMRGSGDTVTPVPIMLGSLALNATLDPVLIFGWGFVPEMGIRGAAIATVTARTLAILVGFTLLFGSKRGLGIEPHQFRPDLSWARRLVRTGVPTSFEQTGRGIAINLLLVMVGTFSTAAVAGYGIGIRIISTVGFATVGISKAVETMTGQNIGAEKLDRAVSLNYRAAAIAFGSLSVLAAATWLGAEPLVRLFTDHQPTVEHSVTFLHWVVPTFGCMGVARTFVGGFRGVGKTIVAAVIVLTMRGVIRLPMAWFGAQEIGPEGIWVAIAASNVLGATLAFAWFRFGPWRESALETIDSSSDELAEVASDD; this is encoded by the coding sequence ATGGGCATTCAAAAGGCGTTCGTGGACCTGTTCGACAAACAGGACGACCTCGACCTGACCTCGGGGTCCATCGTGCGGCCGCTCTGCATACTCGCGCTCCCGGTCATCCTCACGAACGCCATACAGACGGTCTACACCCTCATCGATACGTTCTGGCTCGGCCAGTACGGCAACCCGTCGCTGGCGGCCATCACCCTCGCATATCCGCTCGCGTACCTCCTTTTGGCGGTGAGCTACGGGCTTCCCGTCGCCGGGAGCATCCACGTCGCGCAGGAAACCGGCGGTGAGAACCCCCGTCGAGCGGCCCACGCGGCGGCACAGACGATAACGTACGGGCTGATGGCAGGGGTCGTCGTCGGGGGTCTCGGGTTCTTCCTCGTAGACGACGTCCTCGCGCTGTACAACATCACGCCGACCGTCCACCGACTCGCCACCCAGTACCTCCAACTGCTCTCACTCGGCCTCCCGGCGACCATCGGATTCGTCGCTTTCGTCTCGCTGATGCGCGGGTCGGGAGACACGGTGACGCCGGTGCCGATTATGCTGGGGTCGCTCGCGCTCAACGCTACGCTCGACCCCGTCCTCATCTTCGGCTGGGGGTTCGTGCCGGAGATGGGTATCCGCGGTGCCGCGATTGCGACGGTGACCGCCCGGACGCTCGCAATCCTCGTCGGGTTCACACTGCTGTTCGGTTCCAAACGCGGACTCGGAATCGAACCGCACCAGTTCCGACCGGACCTCTCGTGGGCGCGGCGACTCGTCCGGACCGGCGTTCCGACCTCCTTCGAACAGACGGGCCGGGGCATCGCCATCAACCTGCTCCTCGTCATGGTCGGTACCTTCTCGACGGCGGCCGTCGCCGGATACGGTATCGGCATCCGTATCATCTCGACGGTCGGTTTCGCAACGGTCGGCATCTCGAAGGCCGTCGAGACGATGACCGGACAGAACATCGGAGCTGAGAAACTCGACCGCGCGGTGAGCCTCAACTACCGCGCAGCGGCCATCGCGTTCGGAAGCCTCTCGGTACTCGCTGCGGCCACGTGGCTCGGCGCGGAACCGCTCGTGCGGCTGTTCACGGACCACCAGCCGACCGTCGAACACAGCGTCACGTTCCTGCACTGGGTGGTCCCGACGTTCGGGTGTATGGGCGTCGCTCGGACGTTCGTCGGTGGGTTCCGCGGCGTCGGAAAGACGATCGTGGCGGCCGTCATCGTGCTGACGATGCGCGGGGTCATCCGGCTACCGATGGCGTGGTTCGGTGCGCAGGAAATCGGTCCGGAGGGAATCTGGGTCGCCATCGCCGCCTCGAACGTACTCGGGGCGACGCTGGCGTTCGCGTGGTTCCGGTTCGGTCCGTGGCGCGAGAGCGCCCTCGAAACTATCGATAGCTCGAGCGACGAGCTGGCAGAGGTTGCGAGCGACGACTGA
- a CDS encoding polysaccharide deacetylase family protein: MAESDFEDAQLSTDDNPWGDHQSAAAFTFDLDAEQLWRAAGKRQEGFEKFAFRGAYGPEVGVPRILEVFEKHDCRSTFFVPGRVAEEWPETVREIHERGHEIAHHTYSHVHPRYMSAEREETEFERTVDVIEDLTGEKPLGYRGGQSGQTLEMAEENAMIYDSSMMDTDIPYARDDVDFVELPNHFLLDDFVYWGFNMRPAFDFQSGLSPVSPVFDTWKAEFDGLHRRGRLFMLTLHPQVIGRASRIDALDRLLDHVTSTDGAWVATCAEIARHWRQRED; this comes from the coding sequence ATGGCAGAGAGCGACTTCGAAGACGCACAGCTATCGACCGACGACAATCCGTGGGGCGACCACCAGTCGGCGGCGGCATTCACGTTCGACCTCGACGCCGAGCAGCTCTGGCGCGCCGCCGGCAAGCGCCAAGAGGGGTTCGAGAAGTTCGCGTTCCGAGGTGCCTACGGTCCCGAGGTCGGCGTCCCGCGCATTCTGGAAGTGTTCGAAAAACACGACTGTCGGTCGACGTTCTTCGTCCCTGGACGAGTCGCCGAGGAGTGGCCCGAGACCGTTCGAGAGATTCACGAGCGCGGTCACGAGATAGCCCACCACACCTACTCCCACGTTCATCCGCGATACATGTCGGCCGAACGTGAGGAAACGGAGTTCGAACGGACGGTCGACGTCATCGAGGATCTCACCGGCGAGAAACCGCTGGGCTACCGGGGCGGACAGTCCGGCCAGACGCTGGAGATGGCCGAGGAGAACGCCATGATATACGACTCCTCGATGATGGATACCGACATCCCCTACGCGCGAGACGATGTAGACTTCGTGGAACTCCCGAACCACTTCCTGCTCGACGACTTCGTCTACTGGGGATTCAATATGCGACCGGCCTTCGACTTCCAGTCGGGACTCTCGCCTGTCTCCCCCGTCTTCGACACGTGGAAGGCGGAGTTCGATGGACTGCACCGCCGCGGTCGGCTGTTCATGTTGACGTTGCATCCGCAGGTTATCGGTCGCGCCAGTCGTATCGACGCGCTCGACCGACTGCTCGACCACGTCACCAGCACGGACGGCGCGTGGGTCGCAACTTGTGCCGAGATCGCCCGTCACTGGCGGCAGCGAGAGGACTGA